GGCTTAGTAACACCGGATATCATTTTAATTCAAGGTCTCGTCTATCTCTTCCTTCATAGACAGGTGTGCGGACGATCGACTAGGGCTAGACCTCGTTTTTAAAATGATGGAGCCATATAGTTTCGCTGAGTGCTTGGAATATGCAAAGGCCTTTCTCCTGTACATCTCTCCCTGCCACATAGATATCATTAGCAGAGTGGACAGCACTACCCCGCCCAGCGTCAGTAGACAAAGCCCTGCTATCACGCACCTATCCAGGTGTGCCCCTACCCTGGCACTTTCGATTTCCagcctctccatctccctcgcgGACACGCTCTCCGGGTCCACTTTGACCTCGCGAGGGACTGCATAGGATATAATCACTAACGAGATCCCAGTGACTAGGAAAGTGACCGCGCTTATAAAACCGTAATCTACAGATGCCCCCGAACTTTCTGATGTGAGATCATCATCTGACATTAGGGAGAGCTCATGCAACCCCTCGGGCCGAATGTCGCTCGCACAGTCATTAGGCCTGCACCAGGATTTGTGGATACTTTCCCCACTTTTCCCAGGGCTTGGCAGGCGCAAATTCACATTCTCGTCGACATAGGTGAAAGATGTCTCTGATTCCTCGT
The genomic region above belongs to Oncorhynchus mykiss isolate Arlee chromosome 3, USDA_OmykA_1.1, whole genome shotgun sequence and contains:
- the LOC110518723 gene encoding transmembrane protein 74; amino-acid sequence: MASVELLYIDKEGRGRQPDPPRVLDWASNPVHVRKASSLAGGALSISAPGCKGLCNSAPRTVPLNGRPHFKHGHPAVEKVRVCCDEESETSFTYVDENVNLRLPSPGKSGESIHKSWCRPNDCASDIRPEGLHELSLMSDDDLTSESSGASVDYGFISAVTFLVTGISLVIISYAVPREVKVDPESVSAREMERLEIESARVGAHLDRCVIAGLCLLTLGGVVLSTLLMISMWQGEMYRRKAFAYSKHSAKLYGSIILKTRSSPSRSSAHLSMKEEIDETLN